In the Flavobacterium sp. J372 genome, one interval contains:
- a CDS encoding T9SS type A sorting domain-containing protein, whose translation MNVSNYDSLLSKFVQLGLQSKRFTATTLKYCNVAARAALVQAGWIIAGDSLSANCVAGTDSFENTTLSLYPNPVKDILNVKLKDNVVVKGGKILDTNGRNVLSFEGLPDNLDLSGLLSGFYFISLETTNGNQFAKFIKE comes from the coding sequence ATGAATGTTTCAAATTATGATTCACTTTTGTCTAAGTTTGTACAATTGGGCCTTCAAAGTAAGAGGTTTACAGCTACTACCCTAAAGTACTGTAATGTTGCAGCAAGAGCGGCGTTGGTACAGGCAGGATGGATAATTGCAGGCGATAGCCTCTCAGCTAACTGCGTAGCAGGCACTGATAGTTTTGAGAATACTACTTTATCATTATACCCTAACCCTGTAAAAGATATACTAAATGTAAAGTTAAAAGATAACGTAGTGGTAAAAGGAGGCAAAATTCTTGATACTAATGGAAGGAATGTTTTGTCTTTCGAGGGTTTGCCTGACAATTTAGATTTATCAGGTCTTTTGTCAGGATTTTATTTTATCTCACTTGAAACTACAAACGGAAATCAATTTGCCAAGTTTATAAAAGAATAA
- the aroC gene encoding chorismate synthase codes for MSGNTFGTIYKLTTFGESHGEAIGGVIDGCPAGLEVDFEAIQHELDRRRPGQSAIVTQRKESDTVQFLSGIFEAKTTGTPIGFIIPNEDHKSADYNHIKDVYRPSHADYTYDKKYGIRDYRGGGRSSARETACRVVAGAIAKQLLPDISINAFVSSVGDIFIDKPYQALDLSVTDSNDVRCPDSATAEKMETYIKEIRKAGDTVGGTITCVIKGVPAGWGEPVFDKLHAELGKAMLSINAVKGFEFGSGFCGSRMKGSEHNDLFNSDGTTKSNLSGGIQGGISNGMDIYFRVAFKPVATIIQQQKTINNAAEEVIMKGRGRHDACVVPRAVPIVEAMAAIVLADFQLRNKSAKYI; via the coding sequence ATGTCGGGTAATACTTTCGGAACCATTTACAAGCTTACAACTTTTGGGGAATCACACGGCGAAGCCATCGGTGGAGTGATAGACGGCTGCCCTGCCGGCCTTGAAGTTGATTTTGAGGCAATACAGCATGAGCTCGACAGGCGCAGGCCGGGACAATCAGCCATTGTCACGCAGCGGAAAGAAAGTGATACGGTACAGTTTCTTTCAGGGATTTTTGAAGCAAAGACTACAGGCACACCAATTGGGTTTATAATACCAAATGAAGACCATAAATCTGCAGATTATAACCATATTAAAGATGTGTACCGCCCCAGCCATGCCGACTATACTTACGATAAAAAGTATGGCATACGCGATTACCGCGGAGGTGGGCGCAGCTCTGCCCGCGAAACGGCCTGCAGGGTTGTAGCGGGGGCAATTGCAAAGCAGCTGTTGCCTGATATTAGCATCAATGCTTTTGTGTCTTCTGTAGGAGATATATTTATTGATAAACCCTATCAGGCTCTTGACTTAAGTGTTACTGACAGTAATGATGTACGATGCCCTGACAGCGCAACCGCAGAAAAAATGGAAACATATATTAAGGAGATACGTAAGGCGGGAGATACTGTAGGCGGTACGATTACCTGTGTTATAAAAGGTGTACCGGCAGGATGGGGCGAGCCTGTATTTGATAAGCTGCATGCGGAACTTGGTAAAGCCATGCTATCAATTAATGCTGTAAAAGGCTTTGAATTTGGAAGCGGATTTTGCGGCTCAAGGATGAAAGGCAGTGAGCACAATGATCTTTTTAATTCAGACGGCACTACAAAATCAAACCTTTCGGGTGGTATACAGGGCGGCATAAGCAACGGAATGGATATTTATTTCAGGGTGGCGTTTAAGCCGGTTGCAACTATTATACAGCAACAGAAAACAATTAATAATGCTGCTGAAGAAGTAATAATGAAGGGCAGGGGCAGGCATGATGCTTGCGTTGTGCCTCGTGCAGTACCAATTGTTGAAGCTATGGCGGCAATAGTTTTGGCTGATTTTCAGCTTCGTAACAAGAGCGCTAAATATATTTGA
- a CDS encoding T9SS type A sorting domain-containing protein, which produces MKKLLLLGAMVLGSLFTAHAQVGSTCATPATVTNTTSNPITAPNMTGTYVPYCLASNTNIKARWYKYDATANGEVTISSDLAANNGTTYTNDTRVSVIETNNCSTTTFTCIATADDVSATNFKTTLTFPVQAGKTYHIQWDSYWNGTSTLGFQWTFAFNAVSCVRPGQNSVYLPGDYTTTSAVLAWNNAIGSPSSYDIDWSTNITAAAGTGTIVPITAATATPYTLGEITGLPASANFRYYIRSNCGFTQSGWQGPYYGYLPKVGSFNHNFNTAADPEDGFIGDFALFYPPSTSTLLSYTDGSTGGSVYSFNDDTASDEWSFSRGIYLSEGQVVSIKYKTRLYVSPPQSGPTPAPAPMSLRVTAGLDQIAASQTQVLQAINPTGTADFTQNTTPNWTVPASGVYYFGFHNNSAANATATAIFLDTIEITVTGTAGTNDVLASTFAVFPNPASNVITVSGKDALVNGVELIDLNGRTVKALKVNNVSEAQINISDLSAGVYMMNISSDKGMTTKKIVKQ; this is translated from the coding sequence ATGAAAAAACTTTTACTCTTAGGGGCCATGGTGTTAGGGTCTCTTTTTACAGCACATGCACAGGTAGGTTCTACATGTGCAACGCCGGCTACTGTTACTAACACTACAAGTAATCCTATTACGGCACCAAATATGACCGGTACATACGTTCCTTATTGCCTTGCCAGTAATACCAATATTAAAGCGAGGTGGTACAAATATGACGCTACTGCAAATGGTGAAGTAACGATCTCAAGTGACCTGGCTGCCAATAACGGTACAACTTACACAAATGATACCAGGGTTTCTGTTATTGAAACAAATAACTGCAGTACTACTACATTTACATGTATCGCTACCGCTGACGACGTATCGGCAACAAACTTCAAAACTACTTTAACATTCCCTGTACAAGCTGGTAAAACCTACCATATTCAGTGGGATAGCTACTGGAATGGTACCAGTACACTGGGATTCCAATGGACATTTGCATTTAACGCAGTATCTTGTGTAAGGCCTGGCCAAAATAGTGTTTACCTTCCTGGTGATTATACAACGACCAGCGCTGTACTTGCATGGAATAATGCTATTGGCAGCCCTTCAAGCTATGATATAGACTGGAGTACAAATATTACTGCTGCTGCCGGCACTGGTACAATAGTGCCTATAACTGCTGCTACTGCTACACCATATACTCTTGGAGAAATTACAGGTTTACCGGCTTCAGCAAACTTCAGGTATTACATCAGGTCTAACTGCGGCTTTACTCAAAGTGGCTGGCAGGGCCCATATTATGGTTATCTTCCTAAAGTTGGAAGCTTTAATCATAACTTCAACACTGCAGCAGACCCTGAAGACGGATTTATCGGAGATTTCGCTTTATTCTACCCACCTTCAACCAGTACACTTCTTAGCTATACTGACGGAAGTACAGGTGGATCAGTTTATAGCTTCAATGACGACACTGCTTCAGATGAGTGGAGCTTCTCAAGAGGTATTTATTTAAGCGAAGGGCAAGTTGTAAGCATTAAGTATAAAACTCGTTTATATGTTTCACCTCCGCAAAGTGGTCCTACACCGGCTCCAGCTCCAATGTCTTTAAGGGTTACTGCAGGTTTAGATCAAATTGCTGCATCTCAAACTCAGGTGCTTCAGGCTATTAACCCAACAGGTACTGCGGATTTCACACAAAACACTACTCCAAACTGGACAGTTCCTGCCAGTGGCGTATATTACTTTGGTTTCCACAATAACTCTGCTGCAAATGCTACAGCTACAGCTATCTTCCTTGATACTATTGAGATTACGGTAACCGGTACTGCCGGTACTAATGATGTACTTGCTTCTACATTTGCTGTATTCCCTAACCCTGCTTCAAACGTTATAACTGTATCTGGTAAAGATGCACTTGTAAATGGCGTTGAGCTTATAGATCTTAACGGCCGTACTGTTAAAGCTCTAAAAGTTAACAATGTATCTGAAGCTCAGATTAACATTTCTGACCTTTCTGCTGGTGTTTACATGATGAACATATCTTCAGATAAAGGAATGACAACAAAGAAAATTGTTAAGCAATAA
- a CDS encoding thiol-disulfide oxidoreductase DCC family protein, which translates to MDNLPKDKKIILFDGVCNLCDATVQRVIEHDKKDVFRFAAIQSEIGRQIINHIGIDTAKTDSIILYEPGHAYYYKAEAAMKIAKQMGGWYSIVGWFSFLPEWISNGMYDYVARNRYKWYGKKNECMIPTPELKAKFL; encoded by the coding sequence ATGGACAACCTTCCTAAAGATAAAAAGATAATACTGTTTGACGGCGTATGCAACCTGTGTGATGCTACTGTGCAGCGTGTGATTGAACATGATAAAAAAGACGTTTTCCGTTTTGCCGCCATACAGTCTGAAATTGGCCGGCAAATAATAAATCATATCGGTATAGATACAGCTAAAACAGACTCAATAATATTATATGAACCAGGCCATGCCTACTATTATAAAGCAGAAGCCGCAATGAAGATAGCCAAACAAATGGGTGGTTGGTATAGTATTGTGGGCTGGTTCAGTTTTTTACCTGAATGGATTTCCAACGGAATGTATGATTACGTTGCCCGCAACAGGTATAAATGGTATGGTAAGAAAAATGAGTGCATGATACCTACACCGGAATTGAAAGCTAAATTTCTGTAA
- a CDS encoding DNA mismatch repair protein MutS, giving the protein MISITEKTLKDLEFHTVLETVAAGCVTEPGHDKALAIQPFKNKDELMQALRQTSEYVSSFDNNNALPNHGFEPITNELKFLAIEDSHLDAAAFRKLAALSETANTLIKFLEKFDDYYPMLNQRAQQVEYSKEIIKNIDKVIDKYGEVKDDASLKLSEIRREMAAVKGKINQSFASALSQYASLGYLDDIRESVVENRRVLAVLAMYRRKVKGSILGSSKTGSIAYIEPEATLRYSRELNNYEYEEKEEIKKILLLLSDIIRPFVPVLYQYQDFLTDIDVVAAKAKYARRINGLLPAITEEKKMFFREAFHPILYLNNKRKNEVTYPQTIELTNDNRIIVISGPNAGGKSITLKTIGLLQLMLQSGLLIPVHERSETFLFDRILTDIGDNQSIENHLSTYSYRLKNMNYFLRKCNDKTLFLIDEFGTGSDPELGGALAETFLEEFYHREAFGIITTHYTNLKILADELPHATNANMLFDERSLEPMYKLILGQAGSSFTFEVAQKNGIPYGLINRAKKKIEGSKVRFDKTIANLQKERSKLEKTSQVLKEEEVKAREESKKMESINSKIQQKLESYQELYDANQKLIYLGQRLDEMSDKYFNNKNKKELIGEFLKMVEIENSKRKKATPKEKKQKEAVQKEVMAEVKVKVEEIRQEKKEKKIKDIKEEANKPKVPLKVGDRVRLIDGKAVGTLDAVEKNKATVNYGIFTSKVSLDTLELVEAKKK; this is encoded by the coding sequence ATGATAAGCATAACAGAAAAGACACTAAAAGACCTTGAATTCCATACCGTTCTTGAAACTGTTGCCGCAGGCTGCGTAACAGAACCGGGGCATGACAAGGCACTTGCTATACAACCTTTTAAAAATAAAGACGAACTGATGCAGGCCCTCCGCCAGACATCAGAATACGTGTCGTCTTTCGACAATAATAATGCGCTGCCTAACCACGGGTTTGAGCCGATAACCAATGAGCTGAAATTCCTTGCTATTGAAGACAGCCACCTTGACGCTGCTGCCTTCAGGAAACTGGCCGCATTGTCTGAAACAGCCAACACGCTTATCAAATTCCTTGAGAAGTTTGATGACTACTACCCTATGCTGAACCAGCGTGCACAACAGGTAGAGTATAGTAAGGAAATTATTAAGAATATAGACAAGGTTATTGATAAGTATGGTGAAGTAAAAGATGATGCCTCGTTAAAGCTTAGCGAGATACGCCGCGAGATGGCAGCCGTAAAGGGCAAAATAAACCAAAGCTTTGCATCAGCGCTAAGCCAGTATGCAAGCCTGGGCTATCTTGATGACATCCGTGAAAGCGTGGTGGAGAACCGCCGTGTATTGGCTGTACTTGCCATGTATCGCCGTAAAGTAAAGGGCTCAATACTTGGAAGTTCAAAAACCGGGAGCATCGCTTATATTGAGCCGGAAGCAACCCTTCGTTATTCGCGTGAGCTGAACAATTACGAGTACGAGGAAAAGGAAGAGATAAAGAAGATATTACTGCTCCTTAGTGACATCATACGCCCATTTGTTCCTGTGCTTTACCAGTACCAGGATTTTTTAACGGATATAGATGTAGTTGCTGCAAAAGCAAAGTATGCACGAAGGATAAACGGGCTGCTGCCTGCAATTACTGAAGAGAAAAAAATGTTTTTCCGTGAAGCATTTCACCCTATCCTGTACCTGAACAACAAGCGCAAGAACGAAGTAACGTACCCGCAGACAATTGAACTGACGAATGATAACCGCATCATCGTAATTTCAGGGCCTAATGCCGGGGGTAAGAGTATCACGCTTAAAACCATAGGGTTATTACAGCTGATGCTCCAGAGCGGGCTGCTGATACCCGTACACGAACGCAGCGAGACATTTTTATTTGACAGGATACTGACGGATATTGGCGATAACCAGTCTATAGAAAATCACCTGAGCACTTATAGCTACAGGCTGAAGAACATGAACTATTTCTTGCGGAAATGTAATGACAAAACCTTGTTTTTGATAGATGAGTTCGGTACGGGGTCTGACCCTGAACTCGGCGGAGCCCTGGCAGAAACATTTCTTGAAGAATTTTACCATCGTGAGGCTTTCGGTATCATCACAACCCACTACACCAACCTAAAAATACTGGCTGATGAACTGCCGCATGCCACCAACGCCAACATGCTATTTGATGAGCGTTCGCTTGAGCCGATGTATAAATTGATACTTGGGCAGGCAGGTAGCTCTTTTACCTTTGAAGTGGCCCAGAAAAACGGGATTCCGTATGGGTTGATAAACCGTGCAAAGAAGAAAATTGAAGGCAGTAAAGTGCGGTTTGATAAGACTATTGCCAACTTGCAAAAAGAACGGTCTAAGCTTGAAAAAACATCGCAGGTGCTTAAGGAGGAAGAAGTAAAAGCCCGCGAAGAAAGTAAAAAGATGGAGAGCATCAACAGCAAAATACAACAGAAACTGGAAAGTTACCAGGAATTGTATGATGCCAACCAAAAACTGATTTATCTTGGCCAGCGGCTTGATGAAATGAGTGATAAGTACTTTAATAATAAAAACAAGAAAGAGCTTATCGGTGAATTCCTGAAGATGGTAGAGATAGAAAACTCAAAGCGCAAAAAGGCTACCCCGAAAGAGAAAAAGCAGAAAGAAGCCGTTCAAAAAGAAGTCATGGCTGAAGTTAAAGTTAAGGTAGAGGAAATTCGCCAGGAAAAGAAAGAGAAGAAAATAAAAGATATAAAAGAAGAAGCGAACAAACCGAAAGTACCTCTTAAAGTAGGTGACCGTGTTCGGCTTATTGATGGTAAGGCAGTAGGTACGCTTGATGCTGTTGAGAAAAATAAGGCTACGGTAAATTATGGGATCTTTACATCTAAAGTAAGCCTTGATACCCTGGAACTAGTAGAGGCTAAAAAGAAATAA
- the ung gene encoding uracil-DNA glycosylase has product MKVDIEASWQNVLQDEFDKPYFESLIEFVRSEYKKGEVYPPGRKIFSAFDNCPFDKVEVVILGQDPYHGPGQAHGLSFSVNDGVPLPPSLQNIFREIQTDLGNPFPPTGNLERWAKQGVLLLNAVLTVRRGEANSHQGKGWETFTDAVIQKISDQKKDVVFMLWGGPAKKKGGRVDKSKHLVLESGHPSPLSANKGHWFGNRHFSKANAFLKEKGKREIEW; this is encoded by the coding sequence ATGAAAGTTGATATTGAGGCATCGTGGCAAAACGTTTTGCAGGATGAGTTTGACAAACCTTACTTTGAGTCGCTTATAGAATTTGTGAGGTCTGAATATAAAAAAGGTGAGGTTTATCCTCCGGGAAGAAAGATTTTTTCGGCATTTGACAACTGCCCGTTTGATAAGGTTGAAGTTGTGATACTTGGGCAGGACCCATACCACGGGCCGGGACAGGCACACGGACTGTCATTCTCTGTAAATGATGGGGTACCGCTGCCGCCGTCACTGCAGAATATCTTCAGGGAAATCCAAACAGATTTAGGGAACCCATTCCCGCCTACAGGTAATCTTGAGCGCTGGGCCAAACAGGGCGTGCTGCTGCTGAATGCGGTGCTTACCGTGCGGCGTGGTGAAGCCAACAGCCACCAGGGTAAAGGCTGGGAAACGTTTACTGATGCCGTTATCCAAAAAATATCCGACCAAAAGAAAGACGTAGTGTTTATGCTATGGGGCGGCCCTGCCAAAAAGAAGGGAGGCCGTGTTGATAAGTCTAAGCACCTGGTGCTGGAATCAGGCCACCCGTCTCCATTAAGTGCAAATAAAGGCCATTGGTTCGGCAACAGGCATTTCAGTAAGGCAAATGCTTTTTTAAAGGAAAAAGGGAAAAGGGAGATTGAGTGGTGA
- a CDS encoding transglutaminase family protein, producing MAKLNTETLKKLKEKLQVKKPWDSVIIFALNILIAVPVFIIIHQNIIDPEWPFHIDRILILITLVAAIQLILRMLKTVLIICLALYFVVLMIGSLSGKYGFNAVYEDYRSMIYTMADDPNPQDIILSKLLPFPNKGKIIDAVNYDNPRVRNFALMATTKYFKEVKGYREQRRMIQCFAVFKEIRNRWNYVDDPKGREYIASASESLQHFSGDCDDHAILMSAAIRAVGGTPRIIHTGGHLYPEMLIGTKADLETANYLIKEVLFVEESRGKEVHYHVDERGQVWMNLDYTASFPGGPFMSEEILGALTFN from the coding sequence ATGGCAAAACTGAATACGGAAACCCTTAAAAAGCTGAAAGAAAAGCTTCAGGTAAAGAAGCCGTGGGATTCTGTTATCATTTTTGCACTGAATATCCTTATCGCCGTCCCGGTCTTTATCATCATCCACCAAAATATCATTGACCCGGAATGGCCTTTCCATATTGACAGGATACTGATCTTGATTACTCTGGTGGCTGCAATTCAGCTCATTCTGCGTATGCTTAAAACGGTATTGATAATTTGCCTGGCGCTCTACTTTGTTGTGCTGATGATAGGTTCTTTATCGGGTAAATATGGGTTTAATGCTGTGTATGAAGATTACCGTTCTATGATATACACCATGGCTGATGACCCAAACCCGCAGGATATTATCCTGTCGAAACTGCTGCCCTTCCCTAATAAAGGTAAAATTATTGATGCCGTAAATTATGACAACCCGCGTGTCAGGAATTTTGCGCTAATGGCCACTACAAAATACTTTAAAGAGGTAAAGGGCTACCGTGAGCAGCGCCGCATGATACAGTGTTTCGCGGTTTTTAAGGAAATACGCAATAGGTGGAACTATGTTGATGACCCAAAAGGCAGGGAATATATAGCATCGGCCAGCGAATCATTACAGCACTTTTCGGGCGACTGCGATGACCATGCGATATTAATGTCAGCTGCCATACGTGCCGTGGGCGGGACACCCCGAATCATTCACACCGGCGGACATCTTTACCCTGAAATGCTCATTGGTACTAAGGCCGACCTTGAAACAGCCAACTACCTAATAAAAGAAGTCTTGTTTGTGGAAGAAAGCCGTGGCAAAGAAGTGCATTACCATGTAGATGAACGCGGCCAGGTATGGATGAACCTTGACTACACCGCAAGCTTCCCCGGAGGGCCATTCATGAGTGAAGAGATACTTGGTGCGCTGACATTTAACTGA
- a CDS encoding substrate-binding domain-containing protein, with protein sequence MKTIKIAGVPEHFNMPWQMCIENGEFEDESIDLQWTDVPEGTGKLCQMLREGETDIAVILTEGIVKDIAAGNESKIVQVYVETPLLWGIHVAAGSSFKKLDDLKNARVAISRYGSGSHLMAIVNAKAQGWDTSKMKFVIVNTMDGAIEALTNGEADYFMWEHFMTKPVVDKGVFRRLGDCPTPWPCFVIAVRKEVLANESEAIGTVLDIINRTTEEFQDIPSIHRSIAQRYNLDVEDVNDWLDITEWSQNKLDRQTFNEVQDQLAELGIITEKTTYENAAG encoded by the coding sequence ATGAAGACAATAAAGATAGCCGGTGTACCGGAGCATTTCAATATGCCGTGGCAGATGTGCATTGAAAATGGCGAGTTTGAAGACGAAAGCATTGACCTGCAATGGACAGATGTTCCGGAGGGGACGGGCAAGCTGTGCCAGATGCTGCGCGAGGGTGAAACGGACATTGCTGTGATTTTAACAGAAGGCATTGTAAAAGACATCGCTGCCGGGAATGAAAGTAAAATAGTTCAGGTGTATGTGGAAACCCCGCTGCTGTGGGGCATACACGTAGCTGCGGGCTCATCGTTTAAAAAGTTAGATGACCTTAAAAATGCCCGCGTGGCGATAAGCAGGTACGGGTCGGGTTCACACCTTATGGCTATCGTTAATGCTAAAGCACAAGGTTGGGATACGTCTAAAATGAAGTTCGTTATCGTAAATACCATGGATGGTGCCATTGAAGCATTGACCAATGGCGAGGCCGATTATTTTATGTGGGAGCATTTCATGACCAAGCCGGTGGTTGATAAAGGTGTCTTCCGCAGGTTGGGTGACTGCCCTACCCCATGGCCATGTTTTGTGATTGCCGTTCGCAAGGAAGTTTTAGCAAATGAAAGTGAAGCCATTGGAACGGTTTTGGATATCATAAACCGTACTACGGAAGAGTTCCAGGATATACCAAGCATTCACCGCAGCATAGCGCAACGCTATAACCTGGATGTTGAAGATGTAAACGACTGGCTGGATATTACAGAATGGTCGCAAAACAAACTCGACAGGCAAACGTTTAATGAAGTACAGGACCAACTGGCAGAGCTTGGCATAATCACCGAAAAAACAACCTATGAAAATGCTGCGGGATAA
- a CDS encoding nucleoside phosphorylase, with amino-acid sequence MIQSSELILNPDGSIYHLNLRPENIAHDIIFVGDQDRVEKITAHFDSIEFTTQKREFKTQTGIYKGKRMTVLSTGIGPDNIDIVINELDALVNIDLETRQPKTSLTALNIIRIGTSGSLQADIPVDSIVMSKYALGVDNMLRSYQVDNITDASLEEAFVSHTNWDSRKGQPYAVQCSEMLEKMIESTDIHKGITATAGGFYGPQGRVLRLPLQDAELNSKMDNFSYNGNRITNLEMETAAIYGLSALLGHNALSMNAIIANRASGTFSSDPYAAVNKLIEYTLDKIANS; translated from the coding sequence ATGATCCAATCATCTGAACTTATACTTAACCCTGACGGGAGCATATACCACCTAAACTTACGGCCTGAAAACATTGCACACGACATTATTTTCGTAGGAGACCAGGACCGTGTGGAAAAGATTACGGCGCACTTTGACTCGATTGAGTTCACTACCCAAAAGCGGGAATTCAAAACACAGACCGGAATTTACAAAGGCAAGCGTATGACGGTACTGTCAACAGGCATTGGCCCGGATAATATCGATATAGTAATAAACGAGCTTGATGCCTTGGTAAACATCGACCTTGAAACGCGTCAACCCAAAACAAGCCTCACAGCGCTTAATATCATCCGTATTGGTACATCGGGTTCGTTGCAGGCAGATATCCCGGTAGACAGCATCGTAATGAGCAAATACGCGCTTGGTGTTGACAATATGCTCCGCTCCTATCAGGTAGATAATATTACTGATGCATCTTTGGAGGAAGCCTTTGTAAGCCATACCAATTGGGATAGCCGCAAGGGCCAGCCCTACGCAGTACAATGTAGTGAGATGCTGGAAAAGATGATTGAGAGTACAGACATCCATAAAGGCATCACAGCCACGGCAGGAGGCTTTTACGGCCCGCAGGGGCGTGTGCTGAGGCTGCCGCTACAGGATGCGGAACTGAACAGCAAGATGGATAACTTCAGCTACAACGGCAACCGCATTACCAACCTTGAGATGGAGACAGCAGCGATTTACGGCCTGTCGGCTTTGCTTGGTCATAACGCGCTTTCTATGAACGCTATTATTGCCAACAGGGCAAGTGGTACTTTCAGCTCCGACCCGTATGCAGCTGTAAACAAACTGATTGAATATACCCTTGATAAAATAGCAAACAGCTAA
- a CDS encoding translation initiation factor produces the protein MSKKINDLSALGGFVFSTNKDFEFDNNDEQQATLPNNEQRLEAHLDKKNRGGKVATIIKGFEGTDEDLKALAKSLKTLCGVGGSAKDGEIIIQGNFRDKIMDYLAKEGYKVKRVGG, from the coding sequence ATGAGCAAAAAGATAAACGACTTAAGCGCCCTCGGCGGCTTTGTATTCTCCACTAACAAAGACTTCGAGTTTGACAATAACGACGAGCAACAGGCAACGCTGCCCAACAACGAACAGCGCCTTGAAGCGCACCTCGACAAGAAAAACCGCGGTGGAAAAGTCGCAACCATAATAAAAGGCTTTGAGGGTACCGATGAAGACCTAAAAGCGCTGGCGAAATCACTCAAGACCCTTTGCGGCGTGGGTGGTTCGGCAAAAGATGGCGAGATAATAATACAGGGAAATTTCCGTGACAAGATCATGGATTACCTGGCAAAAGAAGGATATAAAGTGAAAAGGGTTGGAGGATAA
- a CDS encoding GxxExxY protein yields MELLHKELTSEIIRAFYDVYNELGYGFLESVYQNALFLELTELGYKVEPQKKIRVYYKNQPVGNYTADMVINDTVILELKACEHLTEDFHHQLMNYLKGTECEVGLLLNFGKKAEFIRKVFQNENK; encoded by the coding sequence ATGGAATTACTGCATAAAGAATTAACGAGCGAGATTATTAGAGCGTTTTACGATGTGTACAACGAGCTCGGATATGGTTTTCTGGAAAGTGTTTATCAAAACGCTTTGTTTCTGGAATTAACCGAATTAGGTTATAAAGTTGAGCCACAGAAAAAGATAAGGGTTTATTATAAGAATCAACCTGTTGGAAATTATACAGCAGACATGGTTATAAACGATACCGTCATACTTGAACTAAAAGCTTGTGAACACCTGACGGAAGATTTCCATCATCAATTAATGAATTATTTAAAAGGTACAGAATGTGAAGTAGGTCTGTTACTTAATTTCGGCAAAAAAGCAGAATTTATCAGGAAGGTATTTCAAAATGAAAATAAATAA